One Streptomyces coeruleorubidus DNA segment encodes these proteins:
- a CDS encoding AAA family ATPase — MTEGLEIMSSDEYRARYGAEREASPLSMEQISGLFHEFLTAVARPKRQDGDGSRDLSRRLREHLGSTPGDRPVVKAAYPSYDLPNVHLALERWFGGDGRSFELIGMRGAQHHGELTLGDILEAADRYDRFTVGSVDYAQLPVSPDAELACVSCGFYLGAEGEDRFAVLLRGPQDEYGRNKVEIEVLAGQKEFADRLLAEIDVLVRELNIFRGQILSFEGSEFGTGLGPFRFHRRPGLTRDDIVLPDGLLERVERQVVGVARRREQLRAAGQHLRRGLLLYGPPGTGKTHTIRYLLSHLPEFTVVVLSGTSIEAIGPACALARMLQPALVVLEDCDLIAEARDYGGGEQPLLLTVLNEMDGLADDADVAFLLTTNRADLLEPALAQRPGRVDLAVEIPLPDADGRARLLGLYGSGLGLDKEITDEVVARTEGTTASFTKELVRRSVLIAAERESPRTEARDIRAALDELLSDHDRLTRRLLGVGRAEDAETSQDGDTFE, encoded by the coding sequence ATGACGGAAGGGCTCGAGATCATGAGCTCGGACGAGTACCGGGCGCGGTACGGGGCCGAGCGGGAGGCGTCGCCTCTGTCCATGGAGCAGATCAGCGGGCTGTTCCATGAGTTCCTGACGGCGGTGGCCCGGCCGAAGCGGCAGGACGGCGACGGCAGCCGGGATCTGTCCCGGCGGCTCCGTGAGCACCTGGGGTCCACTCCGGGGGACCGGCCCGTGGTCAAGGCCGCCTACCCGTCGTACGACCTGCCCAATGTCCATCTCGCGCTGGAGCGCTGGTTCGGCGGGGACGGGCGGTCGTTCGAGCTCATCGGGATGCGGGGCGCCCAGCACCACGGTGAGCTGACGCTCGGCGACATCCTCGAAGCGGCCGACCGGTACGACCGGTTCACCGTCGGGTCCGTCGACTACGCCCAGCTGCCGGTCTCGCCCGATGCCGAACTCGCCTGTGTCTCCTGCGGTTTCTACCTCGGGGCCGAGGGCGAGGACCGGTTCGCCGTGCTGTTGCGCGGACCGCAGGACGAGTACGGGCGCAACAAGGTGGAGATCGAGGTACTGGCCGGTCAGAAGGAGTTCGCCGACCGGCTGCTCGCCGAGATCGACGTGCTCGTGCGCGAGCTCAACATCTTCCGGGGGCAGATCCTGTCCTTCGAGGGCTCGGAGTTCGGCACCGGCCTCGGACCGTTCCGCTTCCACCGCAGGCCCGGACTGACCCGGGACGACATCGTGCTCCCGGACGGGCTGCTGGAGCGGGTGGAGCGGCAGGTCGTGGGCGTGGCCCGGCGCCGGGAGCAACTGCGCGCGGCCGGCCAGCACCTGCGCCGGGGCCTGCTGCTGTACGGCCCGCCCGGCACCGGCAAGACCCACACCATCCGCTACCTCCTGTCCCACCTGCCCGAGTTCACGGTCGTCGTCCTGTCCGGGACGAGCATCGAGGCCATCGGCCCGGCCTGCGCCCTGGCCCGGATGCTCCAGCCCGCGCTGGTCGTCCTGGAGGACTGCGACCTGATCGCCGAGGCCCGCGACTACGGCGGCGGCGAGCAGCCGCTGCTCTTGACGGTCCTGAACGAGATGGACGGCCTCGCAGACGACGCCGACGTGGCCTTCCTGCTCACCACCAACCGCGCCGACCTGCTGGAACCGGCCCTCGCCCAGCGCCCCGGGCGCGTCGACCTGGCCGTGGAGATCCCGCTGCCGGACGCGGACGGCCGTGCCCGCCTGCTCGGCCTGTACGGCTCCGGCCTCGGCCTGGACAAGGAGATCACCGACGAGGTGGTGGCCCGCACGGAGGGCACGACGGCGTCCTTCACCAAGGAGCTCGTACGCCGGTCCGTACTGATCGCCGCCGAGCGCGAGTCGCCCCGCACCGAGGCGCGGGACATCCGCGCCGCCCTCGACGAACTCCTCTCCGACCACGACCGGCTGACCCGGCGACTGCTCGGGGTGGGACGCGCCGAGGACGCGGAGACATCCCAGGACGGCGACACCTTCGAGTGA
- a CDS encoding aldo/keto reductase produces MRYRTLGGLRVSAVGLGAMPLSIEGRPDAERALATVHAALDAGVTLLDTADSYHLPGAEPGHNERLLARALATYGGDTSGVLVATKGGRGRPAGGDWTVNGSPRHLKAAAEASRKRLGVEAIGLYQLHKPDPEVPFEESVGALRELLDAGTIRLAGLSNTDADQIRRAREILGERLVSVQNRYSPAVRAGEPELRLCADLGLAFLPWSPLGGLARSSLDGPSRTEGRERLAAFHEVAAERGVSPQQVGLAWLLARSPAVIPIPGASRPETAGDSAAAADLSLSQEERARLDEAAGP; encoded by the coding sequence ATGCGGTACAGGACACTTGGCGGGCTGCGGGTGAGCGCGGTCGGGCTCGGCGCGATGCCGCTGTCCATCGAGGGCCGGCCGGACGCGGAGCGCGCCCTGGCCACCGTGCACGCCGCGCTCGACGCGGGCGTGACCCTCCTCGACACGGCCGACTCGTACCATCTGCCGGGCGCGGAGCCCGGCCACAACGAACGTCTGCTGGCCCGCGCGCTGGCCACGTACGGCGGTGACACCTCCGGCGTGCTGGTGGCGACGAAGGGCGGCCGTGGCCGCCCGGCCGGCGGCGACTGGACGGTGAACGGCTCCCCGCGTCACCTCAAGGCCGCCGCCGAGGCCTCCCGCAAGCGCCTCGGTGTGGAGGCGATCGGCCTCTACCAACTCCACAAGCCGGACCCCGAAGTGCCCTTCGAGGAGTCGGTCGGCGCCCTGCGCGAGCTGCTCGACGCGGGCACGATCCGGCTGGCCGGGCTGTCCAACACCGACGCGGACCAGATCCGCCGGGCGCGCGAGATCCTCGGCGAGAGGCTGGTGTCGGTGCAGAACCGGTACTCCCCCGCCGTCCGGGCCGGCGAGCCGGAGCTGCGGCTGTGCGCGGACCTGGGGCTGGCGTTCCTGCCGTGGAGCCCGCTGGGCGGGCTGGCCCGCAGCTCGCTGGACGGGCCGTCGCGCACGGAGGGCAGGGAACGCCTGGCCGCCTTCCACGAGGTCGCGGCGGAGCGCGGTGTCAGCCCCCAGCAGGTCGGCCTGGCCTGGCTGCTGGCGCGCTCCCCCGCCGTCATCCCGATCCCGGGGGCGAGCCGGCCGGAGACGGCCGGGGACTCGGCGGCCGCGGCGGACCTGTCGCTCAGCCAGGAGGAAAGGGCACGTCTGGACGAGGCCGCCGGGCCCTGA
- a CDS encoding NAD-dependent epimerase/dehydratase family protein translates to MEKALEVLVIGGNRYVGKRLLARLLAAGHRVTVLNRGSSPPPAGVEHLVADRDDERSLTGALGSRVFDVVVDQVCYTPRQAALARRVFSGRTRRYVMTSTVEVYEYEDSPALVREEAVDPATVSVDLGLPWDDPAFLEANYGEGKRQAEAVLAADGPALPYAAVRVAHVLGGDDDFTGRLAHYAERIRTGEPIAVPVVNRPATYVHVEEIGRFLAWAAGEEFTGPVNAASHGTLTTEELCEAVAAHVPGGRTVFGPVEVGEVSPFSFRRSYGMDNARSARLGFPFTDVRQWLPRAVAETLGKGD, encoded by the coding sequence ATGGAAAAGGCCCTGGAAGTCCTGGTCATCGGCGGGAACCGTTACGTCGGAAAGCGTCTGCTCGCACGGCTGCTCGCCGCAGGGCACCGCGTCACCGTGCTGAACCGGGGCTCCTCCCCGCCGCCGGCCGGGGTGGAGCACCTGGTCGCCGACCGGGACGACGAGCGGTCCCTGACCGGCGCGCTCGGCTCGCGCGTCTTCGACGTCGTCGTCGACCAGGTCTGCTACACACCCCGCCAGGCGGCCCTCGCCCGCCGCGTCTTCTCCGGCCGCACCCGCCGTTATGTGATGACCTCCACGGTCGAGGTGTACGAGTACGAGGACTCCCCCGCCCTCGTCCGCGAGGAGGCCGTCGATCCGGCCACGGTCAGCGTCGACCTCGGGCTGCCCTGGGACGACCCGGCGTTCCTGGAGGCCAACTACGGGGAGGGAAAGCGGCAGGCCGAGGCGGTCCTCGCGGCCGACGGCCCGGCGTTGCCGTACGCGGCGGTGCGGGTAGCCCATGTGCTGGGCGGGGACGACGACTTCACCGGGCGGCTGGCCCACTACGCCGAGCGGATACGCACCGGCGAGCCGATCGCCGTGCCGGTGGTGAACCGGCCCGCCACCTACGTCCACGTCGAGGAGATCGGCCGGTTCCTGGCCTGGGCGGCGGGCGAGGAGTTCACCGGGCCGGTGAACGCCGCCTCGCACGGGACGCTGACCACCGAGGAGCTGTGCGAGGCGGTGGCCGCGCATGTCCCGGGCGGCCGGACCGTGTTCGGGCCCGTCGAGGTCGGCGAGGTCTCCCCGTTCTCCTTCCGCCGCTCCTACGGCATGGACAACGCCCGGTCCGCCCGGCTCGGCTTCCCCTTCACCGACGTCCGGCAGTGGCTGCCGCGTGCCGTCGCCGAGACGCTCGGGAAGGGCGACTGA
- a CDS encoding Lrp/AsnC family transcriptional regulator, translating to MGVRATAPKEPRHLRTTADETSVVFDGLDRQILQLLQTDGRIKLSELGRRVRLSPAAVTERVRRLEAAGVISGYAARVVPARLGYGIQAFIRVNPHGGYNLKHPRTLELIERPEITEVHHVVGEDCWILKVAVRDTVHLEEVLEEVSALGRTTTSIVLTSPVERKPLLP from the coding sequence ATGGGAGTTCGGGCAACCGCGCCGAAAGAACCACGGCATCTGCGCACCACCGCCGACGAAACCTCGGTGGTCTTCGACGGGCTGGACCGGCAGATCCTCCAGCTGCTCCAGACCGACGGCCGGATCAAGCTCAGCGAGCTGGGCCGCCGGGTCCGGCTCAGCCCGGCGGCGGTCACCGAGCGGGTGCGGCGCCTGGAGGCGGCGGGCGTGATCAGCGGCTACGCGGCCCGGGTCGTGCCGGCCCGGCTCGGCTACGGCATCCAGGCGTTCATCCGGGTGAACCCGCACGGCGGCTACAACCTGAAGCACCCAAGGACCCTGGAGCTGATCGAGCGGCCCGAGATCACCGAAGTGCACCACGTGGTCGGGGAGGACTGCTGGATCCTCAAGGTCGCCGTCCGGGACACCGTCCACCTCGAGGAGGTGCTGGAGGAGGTCTCCGCGCTGGGCCGCACCACGACGTCGATCGTGCTGACCTCCCCGGTGGAGCGGAAACCGCTGTTGCCTTGA
- a CDS encoding MerR family transcriptional regulator has protein sequence MRIGELAARARTTTRTLRYYESRGLLPARREDNGYRTYDECDLKLLEQIRTLQDFGFDLEETRPFVECLRAGHPEGDTCPASLAVYRRKLDELDALIGQLTSVRETVARQLARAELAAEAEVPGGPEPDCELGRHTW, from the coding sequence ATGCGAATCGGCGAGCTGGCCGCACGGGCCAGGACCACGACGCGGACGCTGCGGTACTACGAGTCGCGGGGGCTGCTGCCCGCGCGGCGTGAGGACAACGGGTACCGGACGTACGACGAGTGCGATCTGAAACTGCTGGAGCAGATCAGGACGCTGCAGGACTTCGGCTTCGACCTGGAGGAGACGCGGCCCTTCGTGGAGTGTCTGCGGGCCGGGCACCCCGAGGGCGACACGTGCCCGGCGTCACTCGCGGTCTACCGGCGCAAGCTGGACGAACTCGACGCCCTGATCGGTCAGCTGACGAGCGTACGCGAGACGGTCGCCCGGCAGCTGGCGCGGGCCGAGCTGGCCGCCGAGGCGGAGGTTCCGGGGGGTCCGGAGCCTGATTGCGAGCTGGGGAGGCACACGTGGTGA
- a CDS encoding thioredoxin family protein gives MTDVTDADFAADVIGADLPVLVEFTADWCPPCRQMAPVLKALASEEGDRLKVVQLDVDSNPETTNTYKVLSMPTFMVFRGGEPVKSMVGARAKRRLLEELADVL, from the coding sequence GTGACCGACGTGACGGACGCGGACTTCGCGGCGGACGTGATCGGCGCCGACCTGCCGGTGCTGGTGGAGTTCACCGCCGACTGGTGCCCGCCCTGCCGGCAGATGGCGCCGGTGCTGAAGGCCCTCGCCTCCGAGGAGGGCGACCGGCTGAAGGTGGTGCAGCTCGACGTGGACTCCAACCCGGAGACCACCAATACGTACAAGGTGCTGTCCATGCCGACGTTCATGGTGTTCCGCGGGGGCGAGCCAGTGAAGTCGATGGTGGGCGCACGGGCCAAGCGGCGGCTGCTGGAGGAGCTCGCCGACGTGCTGTAG
- a CDS encoding HelD family protein, with the protein MRAGAELSNTEFPDDELRQEQEFIDGLYARVDALRGDTETSVTDALAQGNTPMQARLERDILVAERSGLLAALNAVDGSLCFGRIDLTSGVTHHIGRIGLRRDDADRTPVLIDWRADVARPFYLATGHTPMRLRRRRHIATDGRRVTHLHDEILDLGDETRTGHEDPSGDAVLLAALNSARTGRMSDIVQTIQADQDRIIRAPHRGVLVVEGGPGTGKTAVALHRAAYLLYEHRELLAKRAVLIVGPNPAFLGYIGEVLPSLGETGVLLATVGELFPGVKATATDTPEAAAVKGRAEMADVLAEVVRSRQALPDPVIAIEHEREVLMLDDGLVNVARERTRDAKLPHNAAREHFEGHILNTLTELYAERIGTDPFDGSSLLDPSDITQIRDDLAENPEVWAAIDQLWPLLTPQRLVADFLAAPEEFLPPGDAAAVRRPVTRRWTVADVPLLDEAAELLGEDDRLARERAQRERERQIAYAQGVLDVSYASRTYEFEDKEEDDPESSEVLSAHDIIDAERFAERHEEDDHRSAAERAAADRTWAFGHIIVDEAQELSPMAWRLLMRRSPTRSMTLVGDPAQTAEAAGVGSWSGILSPYVEDRWEHTRLGVNYRTPAEIMDVAAAVVRAEHPEFEPPSSVRSTGVRPWARATDDLPGAVAKAVEELTPTEGRLAVIAPRDLHRGLAARLDGVTAGAEPDLTRTVVLLDPRQAKGLEFDSVLVVEPGRYGTSDLYVALTRATQRLGVLHTGELPKALAEHFV; encoded by the coding sequence ATCCGGGCGGGAGCGGAATTGTCAAACACCGAATTTCCGGACGATGAATTGCGACAGGAGCAGGAATTCATCGACGGGTTGTACGCGCGCGTGGACGCACTGCGCGGCGACACCGAGACCTCCGTCACGGACGCGCTCGCGCAGGGCAACACGCCCATGCAGGCCAGACTGGAGCGGGACATCCTCGTCGCCGAGCGATCCGGGCTGCTCGCCGCGCTGAACGCGGTCGACGGCTCCCTGTGCTTCGGCCGGATCGACCTCACCTCGGGCGTGACCCACCACATCGGACGCATCGGCCTGCGCAGGGACGACGCCGACCGCACACCGGTCCTGATCGACTGGCGTGCCGACGTCGCCCGCCCCTTCTACCTGGCCACCGGCCACACCCCGATGAGGCTCAGGCGCCGGCGGCACATCGCCACCGACGGCCGGCGGGTCACCCACCTGCACGACGAGATCCTCGACCTCGGCGACGAGACCCGCACCGGCCACGAGGACCCGTCGGGCGACGCGGTGCTGCTCGCCGCGCTCAACTCCGCGCGCACCGGCCGGATGAGCGACATCGTGCAGACCATCCAGGCCGACCAGGACCGCATCATCCGCGCCCCGCACCGCGGCGTGCTCGTGGTGGAGGGCGGCCCGGGCACCGGCAAGACGGCCGTCGCCCTGCACCGCGCCGCGTATCTGCTGTACGAGCACCGGGAACTGCTCGCCAAGCGGGCGGTGCTGATCGTCGGCCCCAACCCGGCGTTCCTCGGTTACATCGGTGAGGTGCTGCCCTCCCTCGGTGAGACCGGCGTGCTCCTCGCGACCGTCGGCGAGCTGTTCCCCGGAGTGAAGGCGACGGCCACCGACACGCCGGAGGCCGCCGCCGTGAAGGGCCGCGCGGAGATGGCCGACGTCCTCGCCGAGGTCGTGCGCAGCCGGCAGGCGCTGCCCGACCCGGTGATCGCCATCGAGCACGAACGCGAGGTGCTCATGCTGGACGACGGCCTGGTCAACGTTGCCCGGGAGCGCACCCGCGACGCGAAACTGCCGCACAACGCGGCCCGCGAGCACTTCGAGGGGCACATCCTCAACACCCTCACCGAGCTGTACGCCGAGCGGATCGGCACCGACCCCTTCGACGGGTCCAGCCTGCTCGACCCCAGCGACATCACCCAGATCCGCGACGACCTCGCCGAGAACCCCGAGGTCTGGGCCGCGATCGACCAGCTGTGGCCGCTGCTGACCCCGCAGCGGCTCGTCGCCGACTTCCTCGCCGCACCCGAGGAGTTCCTGCCCCCCGGGGACGCCGCGGCCGTACGCCGCCCCGTGACCCGGCGCTGGACCGTCGCCGACGTGCCGCTGCTCGACGAGGCCGCCGAACTCCTCGGCGAGGACGACCGGCTGGCCCGGGAGCGCGCGCAGCGCGAGCGGGAGCGGCAGATCGCCTACGCGCAGGGCGTGCTGGACGTGTCGTACGCGTCCCGCACCTACGAGTTCGAGGACAAGGAGGAGGACGACCCCGAGTCCTCCGAGGTGCTCTCCGCGCACGACATCATCGACGCCGAGCGGTTCGCCGAACGGCACGAGGAGGACGACCACCGCAGCGCCGCCGAGCGCGCCGCCGCCGACCGCACCTGGGCGTTCGGGCACATCATCGTGGACGAGGCGCAGGAGCTGTCGCCGATGGCGTGGCGGCTGCTGATGCGGCGCAGCCCGACCCGCTCGATGACCCTGGTCGGGGACCCCGCGCAGACGGCGGAGGCGGCCGGTGTCGGCTCCTGGTCGGGCATCCTCTCCCCGTACGTCGAGGACCGCTGGGAGCACACCCGGCTGGGCGTCAACTACCGCACCCCGGCCGAGATCATGGACGTCGCCGCGGCCGTGGTCCGCGCCGAGCACCCGGAGTTCGAACCGCCGAGCTCGGTCCGCTCCACGGGCGTACGCCCCTGGGCACGCGCCACCGACGACCTCCCCGGTGCCGTCGCCAAGGCGGTCGAGGAACTCACCCCCACCGAGGGGCGGCTCGCGGTGATCGCGCCGCGCGATCTCCACCGCGGCCTCGCGGCCCGGCTGGACGGCGTGACGGCGGGCGCCGAACCCGACCTCACCCGGACGGTCGTCCTCCTCGACCCGCGCCAGGCCAAGGGCCTGGAGTTCGACTCCGTCCTCGTGGTCGAGCCCGGCCGGTACGGCACCAGCGACCTGTATGTCGCCCTGACCCGGGCCACCCAGCGGCTCGGCGTGCTGCACACCGGGGAGCTGCCGAAGGCACTGGCCGAGCACTTCGTGTAG
- a CDS encoding cytochrome, which yields MEAQPSAAVPADSPLLGSLPVEPLLTSEFDADPGAVYGRLRRLHGPVAPVGLMGVPVWLVLDYREVLEVLRNECQWRRDIRYWRARAQGELPSGWPLLAGYEVRQTMFMDDEEHRAARQTLHAALRPFQEARGPQGWELRAAVSRYADDLVALLAAESGTAGFADLGAQYTRPLLLMVTTRLFGCPVELGDELVMDLWRMLDGGLGAEPATARALAAFTRLAAHRRARPGDDLTSYMLLADPHLSDEQLGRELFMNAVYLNDITGNMVLNTLLEVIRGNATVRRSLSAGQLGETVERAALANPPVANMCFRFAARDVPLGNYRIRAGDAVSPSAAAAHQDLLAIGTSPLVDPALRTRSHLGWGAGQHQCPAAARELAGVLVTHAVGRILDHFDAVELTLPHDQLPWRTGPVVRGLRLLPVRYELSRSARSARPHRGGTGQGTDRQTTGLLAGLRRLMSRTQG from the coding sequence ATGGAAGCCCAGCCCTCCGCGGCCGTGCCGGCCGACAGTCCGCTCCTCGGATCCCTGCCCGTCGAGCCGCTGCTCACCTCGGAGTTCGACGCCGACCCCGGCGCGGTGTACGGGAGGCTGCGCCGTCTGCACGGGCCCGTGGCGCCGGTCGGGCTGATGGGCGTGCCCGTGTGGCTGGTGCTCGACTACCGCGAGGTCCTGGAGGTCCTGCGCAACGAGTGTCAGTGGCGGCGCGACATCCGCTACTGGCGCGCCCGCGCCCAGGGCGAACTGCCGTCCGGCTGGCCGCTGCTGGCCGGCTACGAGGTGCGGCAGACGATGTTCATGGACGATGAGGAGCACCGCGCCGCCCGCCAGACCCTGCACGCGGCGCTGCGTCCCTTCCAGGAGGCGCGCGGCCCGCAGGGCTGGGAGCTGCGGGCGGCCGTCTCCCGCTACGCGGACGACCTCGTCGCGCTGCTGGCCGCCGAGTCCGGCACGGCCGGCTTCGCCGACCTGGGCGCCCAGTACACCCGGCCGCTGCTGCTCATGGTCACCACCAGGCTGTTCGGCTGCCCGGTGGAGCTGGGCGACGAACTGGTCATGGACCTGTGGCGGATGCTCGACGGCGGTCTTGGCGCCGAGCCCGCCACCGCCCGCGCGCTGGCGGCCTTCACCCGGCTCGCCGCCCACCGCCGGGCCCGCCCCGGCGACGACCTCACCTCGTACATGCTGCTGGCCGACCCGCACCTGTCCGACGAACAGCTCGGCCGGGAGCTGTTCATGAACGCGGTCTACCTCAACGACATCACCGGCAACATGGTCCTCAACACGCTGCTGGAGGTCATCCGGGGCAACGCCACCGTCCGCCGCAGCCTGTCGGCGGGGCAGCTCGGCGAGACGGTCGAACGGGCCGCCCTCGCCAACCCGCCGGTCGCCAACATGTGTTTCCGCTTCGCCGCCCGGGACGTCCCGCTGGGCAACTACAGGATCAGGGCCGGGGACGCCGTCTCACCGTCCGCCGCTGCCGCCCACCAGGACCTGCTGGCGATCGGCACCTCCCCCCTCGTCGACCCGGCCCTCAGGACCCGCTCCCACCTGGGCTGGGGCGCCGGTCAGCACCAGTGCCCCGCCGCCGCGCGCGAACTCGCCGGTGTCCTCGTGACCCACGCGGTGGGCCGGATCCTCGACCACTTCGATGCCGTGGAACTCACCCTGCCGCACGACCAGTTGCCATGGCGGACGGGCCCGGTGGTCCGGGGCCTGCGGCTGCTGCCGGTGCGCTACGAACTGAGCCGGTCCGCCCGCTCCGCACGGCCGCACAGGGGCGGCACGGGCCAGGGCACGGACCGTCAGACCACGGGGCTGCTGGCCGGGCTCAGGAGGCTGATGTCCAGGACCCAGGGGTAG